In the genome of Oscarella lobularis chromosome 1, ooOscLobu1.1, whole genome shotgun sequence, one region contains:
- the LOC136188482 gene encoding ankyrin repeat domain-containing protein 50-like isoform X1 translates to MEEDEFFAAIAKGNTNFVSQFIRSYPEKWKETTTIDGQTSLHLAPDAEIAECLISAGANMEALDKWGFTPFLQATCNGKLVVVDVLIGHGCNISAKIKNGNGALALASMNGYVDIVKQLVRMGLCVNEPHQGGYTSLHWACQKGHVEITDYLISAGANVESLDQSGCTPFLLAVVNGKSGVVGVLIERCCNIFAKTNDGNGGLALASKHGHLNIAKQLVEMGLSASEPNQYGYTSLHWACVKGHAETAEYLISAGANLESLDKWGFTPFLLAVLSGNSKVINVLIGRGCNISAKTSDGDGALALASGGGYLAIVKQLVAMGLSVNEADQDGSTSLHWACQTTQADTADYLISAGANVEALHKTGLTPFLCAVLDGQLRVIDVLIARGCIISAKSINGEGALALASRKGHLDIAKQLVRMGLSVNDPDQDGLTSLHWACREGHEETAEYLISAGADMEAKNRFDRTPLLEANLFEQFNVVAALVRILGSQITFERGANGGNQQEVNDSNETSNEGKLTTTNKVDLTSDKDVSSHQEKEDHFQEIYNEALKRGSVTVNRTHITVVGQDRAGKSCLVDSLLNRPFERERKRARKERPWQ, encoded by the exons ATGGAAGAAGAcg AGTTCTTCGCCGCTATTGCCAAGGGAAACACGAATTTCGTATCACAGTTCATCCGTAGCTACCCGGAAAAGTggaaggaaacgacgaccaTT GACGGACAAACTTCACTTCATCTCGCTCCGGATGCTGAAATAGCCGAATGCCTGATTTCGGCTGGAGCTAATATGGAAGCTTTGGATAAG TGGGGATtcacgccttttcttcaagCCACTTGCAATGGAAAATTAGTAGTCGTGGATGTTCTTATTGGACATGGCTGCAACATTTCTGCAAAAATCAAA AATGGAAATGGGGCTCTAGCGCTTGCGAGTATGAATGGTTATGTGGATATTGTGAAACAACTGGTGAGAATGGGGCTCTGTGTGAATGAACCTCATCAG GGTGGCTATACTTCACTTCATTGGGCGTGTCAGAAAGGTCATGTTGAAATCACCGACTATctgatttcagctggagctaATGTGGAATCTTTGGATCAG TCAGGATGtacgccttttcttcttgccGTTGTCAATGGAAAATCAGGAGTCGTGGGTGTTCTTATTGAACGTTGCTGCAACATTTTTGCAAAAACCAAC GATGGTAATGGAGGTCTGGCACTTGCGAGTAAGCACGGTCATTTGAATATTGCGAAACAACTCGTTGAAATGGGACTCAGTGCCAGTGAACCTAATCAG TATGGCTATACTTCACTTCATTGGGCGTGTGTGAAAGGACATGCTGAAACCGCAGAATATCTGATTTCAGCTGGTGCTAATTTGGAATCTTTGGATAAG TGGGGATtcacgccttttcttcttgctGTTCTCAGTGGAAATTCGAAAGTAATAAATGTTCTTATTGGACGTGGCTGCAACATTTCTGCAAAAACCAGC GATGGAGATGGAGCTCTGGCACTCGCCAGTGGAGGGGGTTATCTGGCTATTGTGAAGCAACTCGTTGCAATGGGACTCAGCGTCAATGAAGCTGATCAG GATGGCTCTACTTCACTTCATTGGGCGTGTCAGACAACACAAGCTGACACCGCTGACTAtttgatttcagctggagctaATGTTGAAGCTTTGCATAAG ACGGGACtcacgccttttctttgcgcCGTTCTTGATGGACAGTTAAGAGTCATCGATGTTCTTATTGCACGTGGCTGCATCATTTCTGCTAAAAGCATT AATGGCGAAGGAGCTCTGGCACTTGCGAGTCGAAAAGGTCATTTGGATATTGCAAAACAACTTGTTAGAATGGGACTCAGTGTCAATGATCCTGATCAG GATGGCTTAACTTCACTTCATTGGGCGTGTCGCGAAGGACATGAAGAAACAGCTGAATATctgatttcagctggagccGATATGGAAGCAAAAAACAGA TTTGATAGAACACCTCTTCTTGAAGCTAATCTCTTTGAGCAATTCAATGTCGTCGCAGCTCTTGTGCGGATTCTTGGCAGTCAAATTACATTTGAAAGAGGCGCAAACGGGGGTAACCAACAAGAG GTCAATGACAGCAACGAAACTTCTAACGAAGGAAAACTCACCACCACCAATAAGGTTGATCTCACTTCCGACAAAGACGTCTCCTCGCatcaagagaaagaagaccaTTTTCAAGAAATTTATAACGAGGCTCTCAAACGCGGCTCCGTAACAGTGAATCGAACTCATATAACCGTTGTTGGTCAAGACAGAGCTGGCAAGTCGTGTCTTGTTGATTCTCTTTTGAACAGACCattcgagagagagagaaagcgagCACGGAAGGAGCGGCCGTGGCAATGA
- the LOC136188482 gene encoding ankyrin homolog isoform X2 — MEEDEFFAAIAKGNTNFVSQFIRSYPEKWKETTTIDGQTSLHLAPDAEIAECLISAGANMEALDKWGFTPFLQATCNGKLVVVDVLIGHGCNISAKIKNGNGALALASMNGYVDIVKQLVRMGLCVNEPHQGGYTSLHWACQKGHVEITDYLISAGANVESLDQSGCTPFLLAVVNGKSGVVGVLIERCCNIFAKTNDGNGGLALASKHGHLNIAKQLVEMGLSASEPNQYGYTSLHWACVKGHAETAEYLISAGANLESLDKWGFTPFLLAVLSGNSKVINVLIGRGCNISAKTSDGDGALALASGGGYLAIVKQLVAMGLSVNEADQDGSTSLHWACQTTQADTADYLISAGANVEALHKTGLTPFLCAVLDGQLRVIDVLIARGCIISAKSINGEGALALASRKGHLDIAKQLVRMGLSVNDPDQDGLTSLHWACREGHEETAEYLISAGADMEAKNRFDRTPLLEANLFEQFNVVAALVRILGSQITFERGANGGNQQEVCPLSQNSLGSK; from the exons ATGGAAGAAGAcg AGTTCTTCGCCGCTATTGCCAAGGGAAACACGAATTTCGTATCACAGTTCATCCGTAGCTACCCGGAAAAGTggaaggaaacgacgaccaTT GACGGACAAACTTCACTTCATCTCGCTCCGGATGCTGAAATAGCCGAATGCCTGATTTCGGCTGGAGCTAATATGGAAGCTTTGGATAAG TGGGGATtcacgccttttcttcaagCCACTTGCAATGGAAAATTAGTAGTCGTGGATGTTCTTATTGGACATGGCTGCAACATTTCTGCAAAAATCAAA AATGGAAATGGGGCTCTAGCGCTTGCGAGTATGAATGGTTATGTGGATATTGTGAAACAACTGGTGAGAATGGGGCTCTGTGTGAATGAACCTCATCAG GGTGGCTATACTTCACTTCATTGGGCGTGTCAGAAAGGTCATGTTGAAATCACCGACTATctgatttcagctggagctaATGTGGAATCTTTGGATCAG TCAGGATGtacgccttttcttcttgccGTTGTCAATGGAAAATCAGGAGTCGTGGGTGTTCTTATTGAACGTTGCTGCAACATTTTTGCAAAAACCAAC GATGGTAATGGAGGTCTGGCACTTGCGAGTAAGCACGGTCATTTGAATATTGCGAAACAACTCGTTGAAATGGGACTCAGTGCCAGTGAACCTAATCAG TATGGCTATACTTCACTTCATTGGGCGTGTGTGAAAGGACATGCTGAAACCGCAGAATATCTGATTTCAGCTGGTGCTAATTTGGAATCTTTGGATAAG TGGGGATtcacgccttttcttcttgctGTTCTCAGTGGAAATTCGAAAGTAATAAATGTTCTTATTGGACGTGGCTGCAACATTTCTGCAAAAACCAGC GATGGAGATGGAGCTCTGGCACTCGCCAGTGGAGGGGGTTATCTGGCTATTGTGAAGCAACTCGTTGCAATGGGACTCAGCGTCAATGAAGCTGATCAG GATGGCTCTACTTCACTTCATTGGGCGTGTCAGACAACACAAGCTGACACCGCTGACTAtttgatttcagctggagctaATGTTGAAGCTTTGCATAAG ACGGGACtcacgccttttctttgcgcCGTTCTTGATGGACAGTTAAGAGTCATCGATGTTCTTATTGCACGTGGCTGCATCATTTCTGCTAAAAGCATT AATGGCGAAGGAGCTCTGGCACTTGCGAGTCGAAAAGGTCATTTGGATATTGCAAAACAACTTGTTAGAATGGGACTCAGTGTCAATGATCCTGATCAG GATGGCTTAACTTCACTTCATTGGGCGTGTCGCGAAGGACATGAAGAAACAGCTGAATATctgatttcagctggagccGATATGGAAGCAAAAAACAGA TTTGATAGAACACCTCTTCTTGAAGCTAATCTCTTTGAGCAATTCAATGTCGTCGCAGCTCTTGTGCGGATTCTTGGCAGTCAAATTACATTTGAAAGAGGCGCAAACGGGGGTAACCAACAAGAGGTGTGTCCCCTAAGCCAAAATTCATTGGGCAGCAAATGA
- the LOC136188468 gene encoding uncharacterized protein → MTHTAASGWVATDSKDHLDPLIAQGVYRMKQQLTSQENSSEPSHFVKRQSEDFDSKLEVAEEAEHHTSTVEVESSRVVKVLEDDLKAVGTEAKTLTANQQQLVNSFLKNKPSEEDLSKQSLGLRDIWDLGGQEVYLATHSALMPDSKMFGLSMYMIVMDISKSLSDRAQSFLDGEVIDQTNELGWICANGDFPLYWFGSITVAHEETTIDNGYHWLGRDEEVAPPPVFAIGSHRDVLDIDKERFPDSASTEKWLSEQGRLFEQLLSDSDFMKHIVLPKKRGVREADKDFREMDHFVKRIFLVDNSVSGSGSPCKGVNEIRDRVDRMTTTYWKGRKKQPLFWVYLEILLFRWSKVMKTVVAKVDEVAELAQHPTICNISSRDEVKVALKYLANVGAILYYPEVDDLKDVVFTSPEWVIKALSAFVTAANPGPLMEPKWIILKRKGVMSNDLMKYRLKQMRNALSSDLKVTDQEQIEDENRLIVRLLELLDVITPVEGLPQIEFYVPSMLTTSFLYSPTHWENLSSSEPSTYCGLPAPLIVLPTKLKFIPECLFFRLITRFLKAYPSKPRLSRHQCIFLAQDEFSTVEVEVELLYHSRGKWVSLTIRFVNEEDPRKISEEFLASIKKELCQHMENVCRQGMRGFKYNICCQTNKAVCVDKEFGVDPGSLCVILNAEGGYSPENPRLYNPFDEPLTVKPEEFLRINCWFGHQLINVSPQDTLPKGVNSSLIRVVATLVEAKWQKLAVFLERKTSAISQYKEKSDENLVRAMMIIEDWAEERGQEATENALIQACKDCGVHRDKIEAAYKKKS, encoded by the exons ATGACGCACACAGCCGCTAGCGGCTGGGTAGCTACAGACAGCAAGGACCACCTAGATCCGCTCATTGCACAGGGTGTTTATCGCATGAAGCAGCAGTTGACATCGCAAGAAAATTCGTCTGAGCCATCTCATTTTGTCAAACGGCAATCAGAagactttgactctaaatTAGAAGTAGCAGAAGAAGCCGAGCATCACACTTCTACAGTAGAAGTGGAATCATCACGTGTGGTCAAAGTATTAGAAGATGATTTGAAAGCGGTTGGCACAGAGGCAAAAACGCTTACAGCTAATCAGCAACAACTGGTGAACAGTTTTCTCAAGAATAAGCCAAGTGAAGAAGATCTTAGCAAACAAAGCTTGGGCCTTCGCGATATATGGGATTTAGGCGGACAAGAAGTTTACCTCGCCACTCATTCGGCTCTCATGCCCGACAGCAAAATGTTTGGGTTGTCTATGTACATGATTGTAATGGATATCTCAAAATCCCTGTCCGATAGAGCACAGTCATTTTTGGATGGCGAAGTAATAGACCAGACAAACGAATTGGGCTGGATTTGCGCAAATGGAGACTTCCCTTTGTACTGGTTTGGCTCAATCACAGTGGCCCACGAAGAGACGACTATAGATAACGGTTACCACTGGCTCGGCAGGGACGAGGAGgtggctcctcctcctgtctTTGCAATTGGTTCTCACCGAGACGTCTTGGACATTGACAAAGAAAGGTTTCCTGATTCGGCGTCTACAGAAAAATGGCTGAGTGAACAAGGAAGACTCTTTGAGCAACTTCTTAGCGACAGCGACTTCATGAAACACATTGTTTTACCAAAGAAACGCGGAGTCAGGGAAGCTGATAAAGACTTCCGCGAAATGGATCATTTCGTCAAGAGAATTTTTCTTGTAGACAATTCCGTGTCCGGATCGGGGTCTCCTTGTAAAGGTGTGAATGAAATTCGAGACCGAGTGGATCGCATGACGACAACGTATTGGAAAGGCAGGAAAAAACAGCCTCTATTCTGGGTTTAccttgaaattcttcttttccgttGGAGCAAAGTCATGAAAACGGTTGTAGCTAAAGTTGATGAAGTAGCCGAGCTCGCTCAGCATCCAACTATCTGCAACATTTCAAGTCGTGACGAAGTCAAAGTGGCGCTGAAATATCTAGCAAACGTTGGAGCAATTCTCTATTATCCGGAAGTGGACGATTTGAAAGACGTTGTATTCACAAGCCCTGAATGGGTGATCAAAGCACTGTCAGCGTTTGTTACAGCTGCAAATCCGGGCCCATTAATGGAGCCGAAGTGGATAATTCTAAAAAGGAAAGGAGTAATGTCTAATGACTTGATGAAGTATCGTCTCAAACAAATGCGAAATGCCCTCTCTAGCGATTTGAAAGTCACCGATCAGGAGcaaattgaagacgaaaataGACTAATTGTACGACTTCTGGaacttcttgacgtcatcacgccGGTTGAAGGATTGCCCCAAATTGAATTCTATGTTCCGTCGATgctgacgacgtcttttctgTATTCTCCTACTCATTGGGAAAATCTATCCAGCTCGGAGCCTTCTACTTATTGTGGTCTCCCAGCTCCGCTCATTGTCCTTCCgacaaaattaaaattcattCCGGAATGCCTTTTCTTCCGTCTTATTACTCGCTTTCTCAAAGCCTATCCAAGTAAACCGCGACTTTCACGTCATCAGTGCATCTTTCTGGCTCAAGATGAATTCTCGACAGTAGAAG ttgaagttgaattgCTGTATCACAGTAGGGGTAAATGGGTCTCTCTGACTATTCGTTTCGTCAATGAAGAGGACCCAAGAAAGATAAGCGAAGAGTTCTTGGCTTCAATCAAGAAGGAGTTGTGTCAACATATGGAGAATGTTTGTCGGCAAGGAATGAGAGGCTTCAAGTATAACATATGCTGTCAAACAAATAAAGCCGTTTGTGTGGACAAGGAGTTTGGCGTTGATCCCGGAAGTCTTTGTGTGATACTCAATGCGGAGGGGGGTTATTCACCAGAAAATCCCAGGCTCTATAATCCATTTGATGAACCTCTGACTGTCAAGCCAGAAGAGTTTCTTAGAATTAACTGTTGGTTTGGGCACCAACTCATCAATGTTTCACCTCAAG ATACGCTTCCTAAGGGAGTCAACAGTTCCCTCATTCGGGTTGTCGCGACCCTAGTAGAAGCAAAGTGGCAGAAGCTCGCGGTTTTTCTGGAACGAAAAACCAGTGCCATATCGCAGTACAAAGAAAAGTCTGATGAGAATCTCGTTCGGGCAATGATGATCATAGAGGATTGGGCTGAAGAACGCGGTCAAGAGGCGACGGAAAATGCTCTTATTCAAGCTTGTAAAGATTGCGGTGTTCACAGAGACAAAATTGAAGCCGCATACAAGAAGAAGTCGTGA